In Candidatus Bathyarchaeia archaeon, the genomic window TAGTCCGAAGAGGGCGTTGAAGATCCAGCTGAACGCTCTTGAAAGGACTCTCCTATAAGGGGAGCAGCTCCCATACATCCTAGCGGCAACGACCAAGTCCAATCCATCCTCCATAATTCTCATCACAAGGCTCGGGATCCATTGTGGCGAATGTTGCAGATCCCCATCCATGGTCACCAATATATCGCCCCTCGCCTCCTTGATCCCAGCCTTTATGGCCGCGCCCTTCCCCCCTTCCCCATTTAGGCGAATGGCCTTGATTAGAGGGAATTTGGCTGAGGAGAGCTTGATCTGGCCGTAAGTATCGTCCTCGCTATTATCGTCTACGAATATTACCTCAGCGAAGGTCATCAAATTATTGCTTCGGATGAACTCGTAGATCTCATCGGCTAGGGGGCGTACGTTCTCGCCCTCATTCCTCATAGGGACTATTACTGATATGCTCAAGACATCGCCGAGATCGGGCGAATTGCTTAAAAACTTTAGCCTAGGAAATGCCAATCCCGAGGCACTATCATGGGCTCGAGAGATCTTAAGGTCATGGAGCATTTCGATAGAATTGCTGAGAAATATCCAAAGATGACCTCATCGCCCATATTGAGCCAAATGAGGAGGAGGGAGATGGAGAGCATATTCAAAATGCTCTCCCCAAGTCATGGAGATTTTATATTGGATGCTGGTTGCGGCTCCGGCTATTACTCGGCCCCCCTCAAGGCCCTCGGCGCGAACGTCGTAGGCATAGATATTTCGGGGAGAATGGCGGCGATGGCGAGCGCTAGCGGAGCGGATGTGATCGTCGCGGATCTCCAATCATTCAAACTTAAGGCGAGGTTTGATAAGATCCTATGCGCTGGAGTTCTGGAGTTCTCGGAGGACCCCTTGGCCATAATTAAGAATTTGCGCTTTCATTTAAAGGATGATGGTTACATGGTATTCCTCGTACCAAAGCTCTCCCCAATGGGGGCCCTATACAAGCTCTATCATTTATCGCATGGAGTGAGGGTGCGCCTATTCTCCTCGAGGGGGTTCGAACTCCTTTTAGAGGATGCGGGCTTGAGGATGACAGCGGTGGAGGAGCCTACTTGTATGAGCTTGGTTGCGAAATGCGCCAAGGAGGGCCTTGAGCGTTGAGCGTTATTGCAACTGCGAAAGGCTTGCCTCGTCGCGCATCCCCCATTCGGGCCGCAATCCAGATAGTCATATTCGGCTCCGCTCTCTTGATCAGGGTTTGGCATATGATCAACAGGGGATTGGATTACTACGGCGATAGTTATCACCATTGGTTAGTCAGCTACTTGACGGCCACCAATGGTTATGCCTACACTTCTTTCAAGGAGGAGATGCGCATCGTTTGGTTGCCATTATATCATTACATAAGTGCATTCCTCATGAACTCGATAGGCATTTATGACTTAGCCGTGCCTCATGCCGTGAACATAATCTTCGGGTCTTTAACTTGCGTGATAGCTTATTCTATCGCGAAACATTTAAGCGGCCGGGAGGTCCTCGGAATCGCCGCCGCCTCCGCCCTAGCGCTTCAACCTTGGTTCGTGAACCTCAATACTTTAGCCTTGACCGAAACGACCTCCTGCCTCCTCATAATTTTGGCCATTTACTTTTACTTACTTGGGAAACATGCATCCTTCCTCGCCTCCCTTACCTTGGCCATGTTGACCCGATACGAGGCATGGTTCTTCGCGACCATGTTGCTGGCCCTCGCGGCTATCCAGCGTAGGTTCGGAATTGGGAAGCTGTTGGCTTCTGCACTTTGCGCCGGGGCCATTGCGATGGCTTGGTGCCTTTGGAGCTACGTCAATACGAATGACCTACTGGCTTGGTACAAGATCCAAACGGTCATGACGAGATGGGACGTCAGGTATTTCTATGGGGGGACCGGGCCGAATTTTCATAGGCTTGCAAATTTCATCAACTCAATGCTCAATATGACCTCTTGGCTCCTCCCGATCGGGATAGCGGCCGGACTCCTGAAGAGAAGGGCCGAGGTGAGGACGATCGCGATCTTGGAGTTGGCATTCTTGTTATGCCTCGGAGCCCAGATCCTATTGGGCCTCTCGCTTCCCGAGCCAAAATATTCGATATATATCTTCCCCATGACTTCGATCCTTTTAATATCGCCTTTAGGAGGCTTGAGCTTGAAGCGTTCGCGCGTAAGGAAGGCCCTATTCGCGGCCTCCCTTCTATTGATCGTGCTGCTGCCCTTGAGGGATATTTGGATATTCCCGCTTAAGACCTACGTCCTCAAGCCGGAATTGGAGGCGGGCCTTGCCTTAGCGACGATCTACAAGGGCGGCGGCGTGATCTCCGATAGCCCCACGGTCATATATTACAGCGGGATAGACCCGAGGAGATTTCATCCAAGCTCTCAAATCCATTGGTACGCCAAAGGATGGAGCAGGGAGAAGCTCAAGGAATGGTATATGAGGAATGACATCCGCTACATGGTTTGGCAGAACGCCTCCTACTCAAGCCTTTGGTGGCTTTACCCGGAGCTATCCGGGGGAAGGGATAAGATCGATTTGACGGATCCGAGGATTCCAATAGGATATTTCGTTGAATACAGCAAGATCCATCGGTTCGTGGATAGGTCGGTCGCGATCCACATATACAGGATCGTTTTGGAAAATCTCGACCATCCGTTGGCGGCGATAAATTCGACCACGGTATCGAAGAACTGAATCCATTAAGACATCGAAGCCCTCCCCCTTCAATTTCATCGAATCCTTCCGAGGATCAGGGTTTGAGGACCTCCTCAGCAGCCTCCTCATATACCTTCAGGTCCGCCTCGGTGAACAGGACGAGCCTCACCTCGTCCAACCCATCCTCCGCCTCTAGGAAATCCTTGATCGCCCTCAGGGCGACTCGGCTCGCCTCCCTGATGGGGTATCCATAGGCTCCCGTGCT contains:
- a CDS encoding glycosyltransferase family 2 protein — translated: MSISVIVPMRNEGENVRPLADEIYEFIRSNNLMTFAEVIFVDDNSEDDTYGQIKLSSAKFPLIKAIRLNGEGGKGAAIKAGIKEARGDILVTMDGDLQHSPQWIPSLVMRIMEDGLDLVVAARMYGSCSPYRRVLSRAFSWIFNALFGLRLTTPNEGFKAFKKCAVSKLNISANDFDFDIELLVKAKRAGLKIGEVPILLRTRFHGTSKVRTLKVVPLFLYRMVKLWLDLRRRSALR
- a CDS encoding class I SAM-dependent methyltransferase — encoded protein: MGSRDLKVMEHFDRIAEKYPKMTSSPILSQMRRREMESIFKMLSPSHGDFILDAGCGSGYYSAPLKALGANVVGIDISGRMAAMASASGADVIVADLQSFKLKARFDKILCAGVLEFSEDPLAIIKNLRFHLKDDGYMVFLVPKLSPMGALYKLYHLSHGVRVRLFSSRGFELLLEDAGLRMTAVEEPTCMSLVAKCAKEGLER